In Brevibacillus brevis NBRC 100599, a single genomic region encodes these proteins:
- a CDS encoding class I SAM-dependent methyltransferase encodes MVQANQWNAGLYDAKMNFVSEYGKGLVDWLQPAPGESILDLGCGTGDLCAELSLAGAYVTGIDFSATMIEAARKKYPPFAFEVADAHTYRTDVSYNAVFSNAALHWMKRPAEVVETVWLALAPGGRFVAEFGGHGNCGQITKALRTALARRGISADERSPWYFPSIGEYTTLLEKQGFHVVFASHFDRPTVMADGDLGLSHWLNSFCSPFFAGLSSDDIQQVCREVTDILRPALFQEGHWVLDYKRIRVLAHKKSEKDTLQGGAVK; translated from the coding sequence ATGGTACAAGCCAATCAATGGAATGCCGGACTGTACGACGCCAAAATGAATTTCGTTTCTGAATACGGCAAAGGGTTAGTGGACTGGCTACAGCCGGCTCCTGGAGAAAGCATTCTTGACTTAGGCTGTGGAACAGGCGACCTGTGTGCCGAACTATCGCTTGCAGGAGCATATGTAACAGGAATCGACTTTTCTGCAACCATGATTGAGGCTGCTCGCAAAAAATATCCGCCGTTTGCTTTTGAAGTAGCCGATGCGCATACGTATCGTACAGATGTCAGTTACAACGCTGTCTTTTCCAATGCCGCACTCCACTGGATGAAACGCCCTGCAGAAGTCGTTGAAACCGTTTGGTTGGCTCTTGCTCCCGGTGGACGCTTTGTTGCCGAATTTGGAGGGCACGGCAATTGCGGACAAATCACAAAAGCATTACGGACTGCTTTAGCACGAAGAGGAATATCTGCTGATGAGCGCTCACCTTGGTATTTTCCAAGCATTGGAGAGTACACGACCCTTTTGGAGAAGCAAGGCTTCCATGTCGTATTTGCCTCCCATTTTGATCGTCCGACAGTCATGGCTGATGGGGACTTGGGGCTTTCGCATTGGCTGAATTCTTTTTGCAGTCCTTTTTTTGCTGGACTGTCCTCAGATGATATCCAGCAAGTATGTAGGGAAGTCACTGACATACTGCGTCCTGCTCTGTTTCAAGAGGGACACTGGGTGCTCGATTACAAGCGTATTCGCGTCCTTGCCCATAAGAAATCAGAGAAGGATACTCTACAAGGAGGAGCTGTAAAATGA
- a CDS encoding efflux RND transporter periplasmic adaptor subunit: protein MNKKKWIIIATVVAVLGGGSYYGYSYFKGEEVTEEKPEEKPNFPTALVERGEVKKTINSAGTVEAKAREEVKPELNGKVQRVLVKEGQSVKKGDVLFTIDSSDAQLEIQKLELEILKAKKELSEIKQKKDKITATKEGKVIEVSVEEGQDVRPETVVAKLANTDYLKIIGQFTSYESERFNVGTKVKVFIPTSMYFVDGVVTEVDRIGEKVEGAGGIHNVEVLVKKPGAIYVGDKGEVQFTDDKGLLYVSRNQKEFQLPDEMEILAGTYGKIGKVNVKKDDVIKVGQQLFKMDMEASGMELMEKELALKGSLLNMEQKKREIAKNQVTAPISGVITKLGVKEGEAPGSEPAAIIMDTTSVYFMAAVGELDIPAIKIGQNVDVYVYAFGTEPFKGKVVELPKEGKKEDKEVRFAVKVELLDKAEFKHGMTGDNDIIVAQAQNVLRLPSNAVEILGPGQGTVMVKDPSTGDPMPKDVQIGIEGYDFIEIKGGLKEGEEVLVTNAEGM from the coding sequence ATGAACAAGAAAAAATGGATCATTATCGCCACGGTCGTGGCCGTTCTTGGAGGGGGTAGCTATTACGGCTATTCGTACTTCAAGGGCGAAGAGGTTACAGAAGAAAAGCCAGAAGAAAAACCGAACTTCCCGACAGCGCTCGTGGAACGTGGTGAGGTCAAGAAGACGATCAACTCAGCAGGTACAGTGGAAGCGAAGGCGCGTGAGGAAGTCAAGCCAGAGCTCAATGGCAAGGTGCAACGTGTGCTAGTCAAGGAAGGTCAGTCTGTGAAAAAAGGTGATGTCTTGTTCACGATAGACAGCTCTGATGCACAGCTGGAAATTCAAAAGCTAGAGCTGGAAATTCTAAAAGCGAAAAAAGAACTAAGTGAAATTAAACAGAAAAAAGATAAGATCACGGCTACCAAGGAAGGGAAAGTCATCGAAGTCTCAGTGGAAGAAGGGCAAGATGTCAGACCAGAAACGGTAGTCGCCAAACTTGCTAATACCGACTATTTGAAAATTATTGGGCAATTTACCTCCTATGAGTCTGAACGATTCAATGTAGGTACAAAAGTGAAGGTATTCATCCCGACTTCCATGTATTTTGTGGATGGTGTTGTCACGGAAGTGGATAGAATTGGTGAAAAAGTAGAAGGTGCTGGCGGGATTCACAATGTCGAAGTATTGGTCAAGAAGCCTGGGGCCATTTATGTTGGGGACAAGGGTGAGGTACAATTCACGGATGATAAGGGACTCTTATATGTAAGCCGAAATCAGAAGGAATTCCAGCTGCCAGATGAAATGGAGATATTGGCTGGTACTTACGGGAAAATCGGCAAGGTCAACGTGAAAAAGGACGATGTAATCAAAGTAGGGCAACAACTGTTCAAGATGGATATGGAAGCGTCCGGCATGGAGCTGATGGAAAAAGAACTAGCGCTAAAAGGGTCCTTATTGAACATGGAGCAGAAAAAGCGTGAAATTGCGAAGAACCAAGTAACAGCGCCAATTAGTGGTGTCATCACCAAGCTAGGTGTAAAAGAAGGCGAAGCGCCAGGGTCAGAGCCTGCGGCCATTATTATGGACACAACTTCTGTTTACTTTATGGCAGCCGTTGGAGAGCTTGATATTCCCGCGATTAAAATCGGACAAAATGTCGATGTTTACGTGTATGCATTTGGTACAGAGCCGTTTAAAGGTAAAGTCGTAGAGCTCCCGAAAGAAGGGAAAAAAGAAGACAAGGAAGTTCGTTTCGCGGTAAAAGTGGAACTACTAGACAAGGCTGAATTTAAGCATGGGATGACGGGAGATAACGATATTATCGTCGCTCAAGCACAGAATGTCCTGCGCTTGCCAAGCAATGCGGTTGAGATTCTGGGGCCAGGTCAGGGTACCGTAATGGTGAAAGATCCGAGCACTGGAGACCCGATGCCGAAAGACGTACAAATCGGGATTGAAGGTTATGATTTTATTGAAATCAAAGGCGGCTTGAAAGAGGGAGAAGAGGTTCTGGTGACCAACGCCGAAGGCATGTAA
- a CDS encoding ABC transporter permease: MKVMDSFRIVWRNLWRMKLRTALTSVGVMIGTAAIVAMMALSLGLKESAVKSLENFGNLTEMDVDALRWYEENGEWIDVPEDKVKKLNMQAVQDLKKIPGIQAVMPIKELREQAKLKVGRREGYVQLIGVDVNESAAYRKNDIEKGSYLTGAPQEIVVAFDVSRELRDIEKEKREERRRKAGAGRHEMSQMPPPDIGGGDALTFNLVDRAGTLILSREYRIDDEPKYEKKELRVKVVGQLKKSEERNSSAAVYVPINVVKELNEWVTRSRGDEVEEGASRRSRDKAKKDTFEFDRITVKVESREKVESVVKALKENGFEVYSPARELETINNFFFVIQMVLGGIAAISLLVATIGIVNTMIMSILERTKEIGIMKVIGATVLNIRWLFLMESGFIGLIGGLAGLGMAWGAVELVNYFGASGGLLDSLNMGYGGGGDPEAEPAKLAVIPSWLALFAIGFSFVIGVLAGIFPAIRASRLSALQAIRSE; encoded by the coding sequence GTGAAGGTAATGGATTCTTTTCGCATCGTCTGGAGGAATCTGTGGCGAATGAAGCTACGGACAGCCCTCACGTCGGTTGGTGTCATGATCGGGACGGCTGCAATCGTCGCAATGATGGCGCTTAGTTTAGGGCTTAAGGAAAGTGCGGTAAAAAGCTTGGAGAACTTCGGAAACTTGACAGAAATGGACGTCGATGCATTGCGCTGGTACGAGGAAAATGGCGAGTGGATTGATGTCCCAGAGGATAAGGTCAAGAAGCTGAATATGCAAGCGGTGCAGGATTTAAAAAAGATTCCTGGTATTCAGGCAGTTATGCCGATAAAAGAATTACGAGAGCAAGCGAAGCTTAAGGTAGGTAGACGAGAAGGTTACGTACAGCTAATTGGGGTGGATGTGAATGAGTCGGCTGCCTATCGCAAAAATGACATTGAAAAAGGAAGCTATCTGACAGGGGCGCCACAAGAAATAGTGGTTGCTTTCGATGTATCCAGAGAATTGCGTGACATAGAAAAGGAAAAGCGCGAGGAACGGCGAAGAAAAGCCGGAGCGGGACGGCATGAAATGTCCCAGATGCCACCTCCTGATATAGGGGGCGGAGATGCACTGACCTTCAATCTCGTAGACAGAGCAGGGACTCTCATCTTGTCACGCGAATATCGCATCGACGATGAACCGAAATACGAGAAAAAAGAACTGCGTGTGAAGGTTGTCGGTCAATTAAAAAAGTCAGAAGAACGTAACTCGTCAGCCGCGGTTTATGTACCGATTAACGTAGTGAAAGAGCTGAACGAGTGGGTCACGCGCAGTCGAGGTGACGAAGTCGAAGAGGGAGCATCGCGCAGATCACGCGATAAAGCCAAAAAGGATACCTTTGAATTTGACAGAATTACAGTCAAAGTAGAATCTCGTGAAAAAGTCGAGAGTGTAGTCAAAGCGTTGAAGGAAAATGGCTTTGAAGTATATTCGCCTGCACGTGAGCTGGAAACCATCAATAACTTCTTCTTCGTGATTCAGATGGTCCTCGGAGGAATTGCAGCAATCTCCTTGCTTGTCGCAACCATTGGAATCGTCAATACAATGATCATGTCGATTTTAGAGCGAACCAAAGAGATTGGCATCATGAAAGTAATCGGAGCCACTGTGTTGAATATTCGTTGGCTGTTCTTAATGGAGTCAGGCTTTATTGGCTTAATTGGTGGACTAGCTGGTCTCGGCATGGCGTGGGGAGCTGTTGAGCTCGTGAACTACTTCGGAGCGTCTGGCGGTCTCTTGGATAGTCTGAACATGGGCTATGGCGGTGGAGGAGATCCTGAGGCTGAGCCGGCAAAGCTAGCGGTCATTCCAAGCTGGCTGGCACTCTTTGCGATTGGCTTCTCCTTTGTTATTGGGGTGTTGGCGGGAATCTTCCCGGCAATCCGCGCATCTCGTTTAAGTGCACTGCAAGCGATTCGATCTGAATAA
- a CDS encoding ABC transporter ATP-binding protein, which translates to MVNSTGELTVTGVNHSYGTGKIKVPVLYDINLHINQGEFVALCGSSGSGKSTLLNLLAGLTKPEEGSVMVSGAEISSYNENELCMFRRKSMGFIFQSYNLLPNLTALENVELPLIFAGESKKKRRAKATEILHRVGLEGRIDHRPNELSGGQQQRVSIARALVNQPGIILADEPTGNLDSKTEQEILLLMREMNKENGTTFIIVTHEQEVAEQSDRVIYLQDGRVVQKRTRPA; encoded by the coding sequence ATGGTCAATTCAACAGGAGAGCTGACGGTGACAGGGGTCAATCACAGCTACGGAACGGGAAAAATCAAAGTGCCCGTGCTGTATGATATCAACCTTCATATCAACCAGGGAGAATTTGTAGCTCTGTGCGGCTCGTCGGGGTCAGGGAAGTCTACGCTCTTGAATTTGCTTGCAGGTTTGACCAAGCCGGAGGAAGGGAGTGTCATGGTTAGCGGAGCAGAGATTTCCAGCTACAACGAGAACGAACTATGCATGTTTCGCCGGAAAAGCATGGGCTTCATCTTCCAGTCATACAATCTGCTCCCAAATCTGACAGCGTTGGAAAACGTAGAACTTCCCTTGATTTTTGCAGGCGAAAGCAAGAAAAAACGTCGGGCGAAAGCAACGGAAATCCTACACCGCGTAGGGTTGGAAGGTCGTATCGACCACAGACCCAATGAGCTTAGTGGTGGACAGCAGCAGCGTGTCAGTATTGCAAGAGCGCTCGTCAATCAGCCTGGCATCATCTTGGCGGATGAGCCGACGGGGAACCTGGACTCGAAGACAGAACAAGAGATTCTCCTTTTAATGAGAGAAATGAACAAGGAAAATGGGACTACGTTCATCATCGTTACCCATGAGCAGGAAGTCGCGGAACAGTCCGACCGCGTTATTTATCTCCAAGACGGACGGGTTGTACAAAAAAGGACAAGACCAGCGTAG
- the pdxK gene encoding pyridoxine/pyridoxal/pyridoxamine kinase, producing the protein MTMKKALTIAGSDTSGGAGQQADLKTFQELGVFGMTALTVIVAQDPHNEWFHEVFPIDVAILEKQIETVLAGIGVDAVKTGMLGTTELVDLATRKIKQYDLKNVVVDPVMICKGADEALHPEIAVSLREVLLPHATVATPNLFEAGILSQMGALKSVDDMKEAAKRIHDFGTSYVVVKGGSKLQSGNAVDVFYDGKTIEVMESERFETSFTHGAGCTFSAAICAELAKGNSVHNAVAVAKEFITEAIRHSFALNQYVGPTNHGAYRMKKHGEAIC; encoded by the coding sequence ATGACCATGAAGAAAGCACTCACCATTGCAGGTTCCGACACCAGCGGCGGAGCTGGTCAGCAAGCAGACCTCAAAACGTTTCAGGAGCTTGGTGTTTTCGGGATGACCGCCCTCACCGTTATCGTAGCCCAAGATCCACATAATGAATGGTTTCACGAAGTGTTTCCGATCGATGTTGCGATCCTAGAAAAACAAATCGAAACCGTACTCGCAGGAATTGGCGTAGATGCTGTAAAAACAGGGATGCTCGGAACCACTGAATTGGTTGACCTCGCTACCCGTAAAATAAAACAATACGATTTGAAAAATGTTGTCGTTGACCCTGTGATGATCTGTAAGGGTGCAGATGAAGCTCTCCATCCAGAAATTGCAGTCAGCCTGCGCGAAGTCTTGCTCCCGCATGCAACAGTTGCGACTCCTAACCTGTTCGAGGCTGGTATTCTTAGCCAAATGGGCGCGCTGAAAAGTGTCGATGACATGAAGGAAGCGGCGAAGCGCATCCACGACTTCGGCACCTCTTATGTTGTGGTAAAAGGTGGCAGCAAGCTTCAAAGCGGAAATGCCGTAGATGTTTTCTATGACGGGAAAACGATCGAGGTAATGGAATCAGAGCGCTTTGAGACGAGCTTTACTCATGGTGCCGGCTGCACGTTCTCAGCTGCAATCTGTGCTGAATTGGCAAAAGGAAACTCTGTACACAACGCAGTAGCTGTTGCCAAAGAATTTATTACCGAAGCGATTCGTCACTCGTTTGCGCTCAATCAATATGTGGGACCTACTAATCACGGCGCGTACCGCATGAAAAAGCACGGCGAAGCGATTTGCTAA
- the rarD gene encoding EamA family transporter RarD: MRQGIIYAIVAYLAWGLLPLYWKLFQAMGAWEILAHRIVWSVIFVAIIIQVTKRWRSMWGAVTGFKMFGALAICSLLISANWLIFIWAVNNNHVMQTSLGYYMNPLITVLLGVLFLKEKMHAGQWFALILAAFGVLFITFQYGEIPWVSLSLALTFAFYSLAKKLVRLEAMVGLAWETLFVAPIAFGYLLMLQVNGTETMTSLAWWQLLLLTLAGVATAMPLYWFAQAATRLPLSVVGFIQYLAPTISLLSAVFLFGEPFTQTHFISFGFIWSALIVFTVSSVRIKRKAAPINPEVAIKKQA, encoded by the coding sequence ATGAGACAGGGGATTATTTATGCAATTGTGGCCTATTTGGCTTGGGGGTTACTCCCGCTCTATTGGAAGCTGTTTCAGGCAATGGGGGCATGGGAGATACTCGCTCATCGAATCGTCTGGTCGGTTATTTTTGTCGCAATCATTATTCAGGTAACGAAACGCTGGCGCAGTATGTGGGGAGCGGTTACTGGTTTTAAAATGTTCGGAGCATTAGCGATATGTTCACTGCTAATCAGCGCAAACTGGCTTATTTTTATCTGGGCAGTGAATAACAATCATGTCATGCAAACGAGTCTTGGTTACTATATGAATCCTCTCATCACTGTACTGCTTGGAGTCCTTTTCTTAAAAGAAAAAATGCATGCTGGGCAATGGTTCGCGCTTATACTCGCGGCTTTCGGAGTCCTGTTCATCACCTTCCAGTACGGTGAGATTCCATGGGTCTCTTTATCACTTGCTCTGACCTTTGCTTTTTACAGCTTGGCGAAAAAACTCGTCCGGCTGGAGGCGATGGTCGGACTGGCGTGGGAGACACTGTTTGTGGCCCCTATTGCTTTCGGTTATTTGTTGATGCTACAGGTCAATGGGACGGAGACGATGACATCCTTAGCGTGGTGGCAACTTTTGTTGCTGACACTGGCGGGGGTAGCTACTGCCATGCCGCTCTACTGGTTCGCCCAAGCAGCGACTAGACTCCCACTTTCCGTTGTGGGCTTCATTCAATACTTGGCGCCTACGATATCGCTCCTATCAGCTGTTTTCTTGTTCGGTGAGCCTTTCACCCAAACACATTTCATCAGCTTTGGATTCATCTGGTCTGCGCTCATCGTATTTACAGTGTCTTCTGTACGCATAAAACGAAAAGCTGCCCCAATCAATCCCGAGGTTGCTATCAAAAAACAAGCGTAA
- a CDS encoding EamA family transporter, producing MTYWRSIFLVLLGACSYGVLSIFMKHAFQLGFTPFEMSGSQLIFGGLIMTVMAIFFSKQRFSFKYLLLLAPASLMMASTSLFYHQAVSRVSASLAIVLLFQFTWIGVLLEAIVDRKWPTAEKWVSLAMLGAGTVLASGLSESGIQSVDMVGLIFGLMSGATFALVIFFSGRILPGMDPYLRSAISISMAALMLSIVYPPTFLVNGQLLQGLLPLGLLVAIFGSVIPIFCLAVGVPRIGNGLATILSAVELPTVVLLSSFVLQETVSLPQWGGVFMILAAICVPQVKWRKLFSPSHDLEQERM from the coding sequence ATGACATACTGGCGATCTATCTTTTTAGTTTTACTCGGTGCGTGCAGCTACGGTGTTCTCTCGATCTTCATGAAGCATGCTTTTCAACTCGGCTTTACGCCGTTTGAAATGAGTGGAAGCCAATTGATTTTTGGCGGATTGATCATGACGGTCATGGCCATCTTTTTCTCCAAGCAACGGTTTTCGTTCAAGTATTTGTTGCTTTTGGCACCAGCCAGCCTCATGATGGCCTCAACCAGTCTTTTTTACCATCAGGCTGTTAGCCGGGTTTCTGCTTCGCTCGCAATCGTTCTCCTCTTTCAGTTTACCTGGATCGGCGTTTTGCTGGAGGCGATTGTGGATCGCAAATGGCCGACCGCTGAAAAATGGGTGTCTCTGGCTATGCTTGGAGCAGGGACCGTTCTTGCAAGTGGACTTAGCGAAAGCGGAATTCAGAGTGTAGACATGGTCGGACTGATCTTCGGTCTGATGTCGGGCGCGACCTTTGCCTTGGTTATTTTCTTTAGCGGGCGAATTCTTCCAGGAATGGACCCCTACTTGCGAAGCGCGATTTCGATTAGTATGGCTGCCCTGATGCTCTCGATCGTTTATCCACCAACTTTCCTGGTAAATGGTCAGCTTCTGCAAGGTTTGCTGCCGCTTGGTCTTTTGGTTGCGATCTTCGGTTCGGTCATTCCCATCTTCTGTTTGGCTGTCGGTGTACCACGGATCGGCAATGGACTGGCTACCATTTTAAGTGCAGTCGAGCTACCCACCGTCGTGCTCTTGTCGAGCTTCGTACTTCAAGAGACTGTCTCTCTCCCGCAATGGGGTGGCGTATTCATGATCCTTGCTGCCATCTGCGTACCCCAAGTAAAATGGCGGAAACTATTCTCCCCTTCTCACGACCTCGAGCAGGAAAGAATGTAG
- a CDS encoding glyoxalase superfamily protein has product MNQIITPIFRMFDVEKAREFYVDFLGFQIDWEHRYEDHFPLYMQISSPSCTLHLSEHHGDACPGSAIRVQVEDIELFHQSLLRQEYKYARPGLEETPWGTREVSVTDPFGNRLHFYQPDHS; this is encoded by the coding sequence ATGAATCAGATTATCACGCCGATTTTTCGTATGTTTGATGTTGAGAAGGCAAGAGAGTTTTACGTGGATTTTCTAGGTTTTCAAATTGATTGGGAGCATCGTTACGAGGATCATTTTCCTTTATACATGCAAATTTCCTCTCCATCGTGCACACTTCATCTGTCTGAGCATCACGGGGATGCTTGTCCTGGCTCAGCGATCCGCGTACAGGTAGAGGACATTGAGCTTTTTCATCAGTCCCTGTTGCGCCAAGAGTACAAGTATGCTCGTCCTGGTTTAGAGGAGACGCCGTGGGGAACGCGTGAAGTGAGCGTGACCGATCCTTTTGGCAATCGCCTTCACTTTTATCAGCCTGATCACTCGTAA
- the thiM gene encoding hydroxyethylthiazole kinase produces MILETIGQLLIKVREENPLVHNITNVVVTNFTANGLLALGASPVMAYAKQEVADMAKIAGALVLNIGTLNEHEIEAMLIAGKSANQHGVPVLFDPVGAGATSYRTETSQRLAQELDLAFIRGNAAEVANVIGERWEIKGVDAKEAGGDVEDLARAAAKKLRTIVAITGKVDVISDGEKTYSIHNGHPILTKVTGTGCLLTSVMGAFAAIAKDKLIAGAAALVCYGVAAQLAAEKAAEVGPGSFQIEFLNALHNLTAEDVRRLGYIEKRE; encoded by the coding sequence ATGATTCTGGAGACAATCGGGCAATTACTAATTAAAGTGCGCGAGGAAAATCCACTCGTTCATAACATAACGAACGTAGTTGTCACAAACTTTACAGCGAACGGCTTGTTAGCTCTCGGTGCATCCCCTGTCATGGCGTACGCCAAACAAGAGGTGGCAGATATGGCGAAGATCGCCGGAGCTCTTGTATTGAATATAGGGACATTGAATGAGCACGAGATCGAAGCGATGTTGATCGCAGGAAAATCCGCGAATCAGCATGGAGTGCCTGTTTTGTTTGATCCGGTGGGAGCGGGAGCAACATCGTATCGAACCGAAACAAGTCAACGTCTTGCGCAGGAACTCGACCTTGCTTTCATTAGAGGAAATGCTGCCGAGGTTGCGAATGTCATCGGGGAGCGCTGGGAGATTAAAGGTGTAGATGCGAAGGAAGCTGGCGGAGATGTCGAGGACCTAGCGAGAGCAGCAGCGAAAAAACTAAGAACAATCGTTGCGATTACGGGCAAGGTCGACGTTATTTCGGACGGAGAAAAGACTTACTCGATCCATAATGGTCATCCAATCTTAACAAAGGTGACCGGAACAGGCTGTTTGTTAACGTCTGTTATGGGAGCGTTTGCAGCCATTGCAAAAGACAAGCTGATCGCAGGAGCTGCGGCATTGGTATGCTACGGTGTTGCTGCTCAGCTGGCAGCCGAGAAAGCAGCAGAAGTAGGTCCAGGCAGTTTCCAAATCGAATTTTTGAATGCCTTGCATAACTTGACCGCAGAGGATGTTCGCCGTCTTGGATACATCGAAAAAAGGGAATAA
- a CDS encoding RtcB family protein, producing MKTILHGNNHREVKLEHGNVHVFANDEVFASFGERVYQMADNNLRIPRNVYFSYTPDAHVGVGTCIGTTAVWNLSDGFVSPSIVGSDIGCGMRLHLTPLHRDDLKDKSLKRALIEAIEAYVPTNERGNTHFTDIRLEEVVKHGLQGLPSNYIPDTEAAPDTFSRSFSHVEKYTFEFDHSFLEQIPQKSWSRAWGQLGTLGGGNHFIEIQHIEIAEENREIAKAWGLFDGQVVIMIHSGSRAWGAMLGRDYTKSFKEVMYKWGIHNPEPSLVYAPIQSEEGQQYLNLMYSALNFAVTNRHMIGFSVEQAFRDIFGRETRTPVLYDLMHNYALKESHRNTPVLVHRKGATKALPAGHFQNPKAYRKTGHPALIPGSMGTSSYIMVGSEAGAKNFYSICHGAGRVRSRKATKELVTIDQFEQAMRVGQEDEIMVNHRSLASILDECPQAYKDVDQIIDSVVGANLASVVAKCNPLIAIKGV from the coding sequence ATGAAAACAATTTTGCATGGAAACAACCATCGTGAAGTGAAGCTGGAGCATGGAAATGTGCACGTTTTTGCGAATGACGAAGTCTTTGCGAGCTTCGGTGAACGCGTATACCAAATGGCAGACAATAATTTGCGTATTCCGCGAAATGTTTATTTTTCGTATACCCCTGATGCGCATGTAGGCGTTGGGACTTGCATTGGGACGACAGCGGTTTGGAATCTTTCGGATGGATTTGTCTCGCCATCCATCGTCGGATCAGACATTGGATGTGGAATGCGTCTGCATCTGACTCCCTTGCATCGAGACGACCTCAAAGACAAGAGCCTAAAGCGGGCATTGATCGAAGCGATCGAAGCGTACGTCCCGACAAACGAGCGGGGAAATACGCATTTTACGGATATTCGCTTGGAGGAAGTGGTGAAGCATGGCTTACAAGGACTGCCGAGCAACTACATTCCAGACACAGAAGCAGCGCCTGACACCTTTAGCCGTTCTTTCTCGCATGTGGAAAAGTACACATTTGAATTCGACCATTCCTTCCTGGAGCAAATACCGCAAAAATCTTGGAGTCGTGCCTGGGGCCAGTTGGGAACATTAGGGGGCGGTAACCACTTTATTGAAATCCAGCATATCGAGATCGCGGAGGAGAACAGGGAAATTGCCAAAGCGTGGGGACTGTTCGACGGCCAGGTCGTCATCATGATTCATTCCGGTTCGCGGGCGTGGGGGGCTATGTTAGGGAGGGATTACACCAAAAGCTTCAAGGAAGTTATGTACAAATGGGGGATTCATAATCCCGAGCCAAGCCTGGTGTATGCTCCGATCCAAAGCGAGGAAGGGCAACAGTATTTGAATTTGATGTACTCCGCGCTGAACTTTGCGGTAACGAATCGGCATATGATTGGATTTTCAGTAGAGCAGGCGTTTCGCGATATTTTTGGTAGAGAGACGCGTACACCAGTCCTGTATGATCTGATGCATAATTACGCCTTGAAAGAATCCCATCGCAATACGCCGGTGCTCGTCCACCGCAAAGGAGCGACAAAGGCGTTGCCAGCAGGCCATTTCCAAAATCCGAAGGCTTACCGTAAAACGGGACATCCAGCATTGATTCCAGGTTCTATGGGAACATCGTCCTATATCATGGTTGGATCGGAGGCTGGCGCCAAAAACTTTTATTCGATCTGTCATGGTGCAGGGCGTGTTCGTTCCCGCAAAGCAACCAAGGAGCTTGTGACCATCGATCAATTCGAGCAGGCAATGCGCGTGGGACAGGAAGATGAGATCATGGTGAATCACCGTTCGCTCGCTTCCATCCTTGATGAATGCCCGCAAGCCTATAAAGATGTGGATCAAATCATTGATTCCGTTGTGGGAGCAAATCTTGCCTCTGTCGTAGCAAAATGTAACCCTCTTATTGCCATAAAAGGAGTATAA